The following coding sequences lie in one Odocoileus virginianus isolate 20LAN1187 ecotype Illinois chromosome 13, Ovbor_1.2, whole genome shotgun sequence genomic window:
- the TMEM177 gene encoding transmembrane protein 177, whose amino-acid sequence MAGPLWRATVFVQRHRTGLLVGSCTGLFGAQISYHLFPDPVVQWLYQYWPQGQPAPLSPELERLFQEVQQDIGIPSGHHFEAFTTFTFQPVSAGFPRLPGGAVVGIPASFLGGPVTNTDRPVVVYGQRVDWRSPAGARLRDALTLSHEAQKFALAKEVVYLESGTAALQALPAPACLVGTWALGVGAKHALGLYGGPMSLRAAFNLVAAVAGFVAYAFSTDSLTHALEAWLDRRTASLSAAYARGGAEFYEKVLSGNLALRSLLGQRGEKLYTPSGNVVPRHWFRIKHLPDTARRDSVLQMWRAALGPGGA is encoded by the coding sequence ATGGCAGGTCCGCTGTGGCGGGCCACGGTGTTTGTGCAGAGACACAGGACGGGCCTGTTGGTGGGCTCCTGCACAGGCCTGTTCGGGGCCCAGATCTCGTACCACCTCTTCCCCGATCCTGTGGTCCAATGGCTATACCAGTACTGGCCCCAGGGCCAGCCGGCGCCTCTGTCCCCGGAACTGGAGAGGCTCTTCCAGGAGGTGCAGCAGGACATTGGCATCCCCTCGGGCCACCACTTCGAGGCCTTTACCACCTTCACCTTCCAGCCTGTGAGTGCCGGCTTCCCAAGACTCCCTGGCGGGGCCGTCGTGGGCATCCCTGCCAGCTTCCTGGGTGGCCCAGTGACCAACACTGACCGGCCCGTGGTGGTTTACGGGCAGCGCGTGGACTGGCGGAGCCCAGCAGGCGCCCGGCTGAGAGATGCCCTGACCCTGTCTCACGAGGCCCAGAAGTTTGCCTTGGCCAAGGAGGTGGTGTACCTGGAGAGTGGGACGGCCGCCCTGCAggccctgccagccccagccTGCCTGGTGGGCACCTGGGCGCTGGGTGTGGGGGCCAAGCACGCCTTGGGGCTTTACGGGGGCCCCATGAGCTTGCGGGCCGCCTTCAACTTGGTGGCAGCAGTGGCAGGCTTCGTGGCCTACGCCTTCTCCACGGACTCTCTCACCCACGCCCTGGAAGCCTGGCTGGACCGCCGCACGGCCTCCTTGTCTGCAGCCTATGCCCGGGGTGGGGCGGAATTCTACGAGAAGGTTCTGTCAGGCAACCTGGCTCTTCGCAGTCTGCTGGGCCAGCGGGGGGAGAAGCTCTACACACCCAGCGGGAACGTCGTTCCCAGACACTGGTTCCGCATCAAACACCTGCCCGACACGGCCCGCCGGGACTCGGTGCTGCAGATGTGGCGGGCAGCGCTTGGGCCCGGTGGCGCCTGA